DNA from Sorex araneus isolate mSorAra2 chromosome 6, mSorAra2.pri, whole genome shotgun sequence:
tactttgattacattcagttttcaacaggaaactcactatcattatttggagtttttccctcaacagtcagacctgtcagaatggcatcattagattgcatgtattctattgttggtaacaaagagcatatgatgttccaTGGTCACAAAAGCggccacccagatttggaattctggcattaagtccagaggtatttctgccagaggcgctgcattccgagattggttactgtggctctgggatcacggctgttcaggagcggaggagctgtaaaTGCGTgaccgcttggggtctcatttatTTGGACAGGAGGCAGGGATGGtactgcctcccccatcgcaagattccccatgcatcccatcccatcactgcaaactcctacctctctgtccagttggttctgaacaGTGGTGGTCGTCATGCTGTCCAGGGGTGAAAAGGTCAAGGGACAGAAAcgcttcccctcccagggctgcacagggccgtagcttagttcatagtccaggagtatatctgcgagcagccactgtgttctgagattggtttctgtgcctctgggataatggacgctcaggggtggcggaggcATTCCCGAgcctgtttgatccctagcaccgcatAAGCCAATCTGGAATCTCTACGGTCCAAACTGAAAATTTCAACACTGCAATGAGACTATCTTGGTGACATTTTATATGCAATTTAatcctatttttcaaaaaattcaattttttaatgaatcaccatgatgtgcacttaaagacttacaaacttctatGATTATGTTTCATTTAGAAAATGATCGATTagccatccatccaccagtgcacgtttttcccgaccaatgttcctagtatccttcCTGAAACTTCTACCCTatcccctccacctgcctctgtggcaggcacattcccttttactgtctctctctctcctttggggtgttatagtTCGAAATGCAAGTAATAAGTGGCCAACTtgtttaatctatagtctactttttgcacgcatctcccatcccgagcaggccctccaaccatcatttaatTAGTGGTCCCTACTCTATCcaagcttccttttcccccaataTTTGAGGTCGCCTTCCAAGCCATGGACCAATCCTTCtcgcccttatctctattattcttgggtgttagtctccgattctattatttatattccacaaatgattgcagtcattccatctgtccctctctgactcatttcacttagcttgatactctccatgttgatccacttatatgcaaatttcatgtatCAACGTTTCtcaataaactagaaattgaactctcatttgacccagcaataccatttctgggaatatctactggagatgcaaaaaaagaaaacagtagaaatgttatctgcacttgtatgtttattgcagcactatttacaatagccagactctggaaaaaaacTTAGAGtgtgaaaacagatgattggttagaGACAGTTTAGTACAcataatttaattcttttaaatttgaataaGGTTTCTTGTAAATCTTGTATCCTCAGGCTCTTCCTAGGAGAAACATTCTGTGCAGAGATTCTTCTCTCACAAAACAGTTCCAGGCTTActcaaaatttctttcaaagaGAAAACCATCCACATCCTCTTGCTCTTGACCATCAAGAGGTGCAAAGATGGAGAGGGACTTTTATTAACATATCCAACAATATGAACTTTGTTTCTAATTGAAAGCCAAGCAAATTTCTTAAAATCTTCAATCTTCAAACTCAGAGTATGAATTGAAATCTAATTACTCACACAGTTTCACTGAagaaaaacatacataaattttatGAGGTCCTCAACATGTACTAGTCAAGAACAATAACAATATGTGCTGTGTAGCAAGAATTGAGTTAGGTACACAACTAGATCCATTAAGGTCTTGTAGCTAATCCTGATTATCtttcaacaaaaaattatctttattttctgacATTTTCTGGGAGATTAAAATTCTGACAAAACTATTATTTTCTGGTATATCATACTGCTAGTAAAGCCCAAAAGGCTAATTTGAAAGTATATTGTAGACACTATGACCTTAATACAGGAGGTGAACATAGATTTTGGAGCATATTCCCTGAAGATAAAGGCACTTTTCCTGAAATATAGTATGAGGATATTGAAAAGAGAGACTTGAAGAACAAAACTTGcttctgtatttgtttttttaatgcagattacctttaatatataaatatttcagtacatcacaaaaagtaatttaattttcaatcACTTTTTATAGGCAAGAATTCGAATTTGTTTTGTAATTACCATAAAGTTACAGActtccatctttcttttcaataaagtgatgataaataaaatctatagGTTTTAAACAATGGattcacatttattattttccttataagTTTGAATATCCGGTAAGCTATTTCAAACTAATTGTGTGATTCTTTTGAAAGCAATGTTTGACACCAAActttcctcagtgtatttttcatttcagtATTTCTCAGAGTATAGATTAGGGGGTTGAACATAGGTGTGATAATGGTGTAAAATAACGCCAATATTTTGTCCTCAGGGAAAGTAGTAGGGGGCCGAAGGTAGATAAAGATGATAGGTCCAAAACAAAAGATAACCACCGTTATATGAGACCCACAGGTAGATAGTGCTTTGCGTTTCCCCTCGGCTGACTGATTTCTTAAAGTGAATAATATAATCCCATAAGATAAAGATAACACAACAAAGACTCCTAAGGATATTATCCCAGCAAAGGCAAGTATGAGGATGGCGCTGATGCGGGTATCAGTGCAGGCAAGCTGAAGTAAAGGAAAGATATCACAAAAATAATGATCAATTTCATTTGGACCACAGAAGGGTAAATTGAATGCTATTATGAAGATAGGAAAGGCATGGACAGCAGCACCAATCCAGGTTGCAAAGACAAGGAGGTTGCACCTTGTTCTGTTCATGATAATCATGTAGTGGAGGGGTTTGCAGATGGCAACGTAGCGATCATAAGCCATGACAGTAAGAATGAAGATTTCCACACCTCCAAAAAAGTGCATGGAAAAGACCTGTAATAGGCAGCTACCATAGGAAATGGTCTTTCTCTCTAATAGTAGGTCACCGATAAATTTAGGTGTAACTGTGCAGGTGTAGCATATGTCTATTGAAGACAAATGGATGAGGAAATAGTACATTGGTTGATTATAAAGAGGGCTGCATTGGACAGAGATAAGAATCAGAAAGTTCCCTGCCAACAGGATGATATAGCAGAGTAAGAAGACCACAAAGCAGAATATTTGTAAGTTGTGGCCATAAGAAAGTCCAAGAAGGATGAATTCTGAGACATTTCTATAGCTTTCCATTTAATTTCGAAGAATATCATGCAATGTGAGTTATACACCTGAAAGAACTAAAACATAAATCATATTATAAATTAGGAAATATACATTAGTTGaataaaatcataatattaagttttatttaagtCCTGTTTTCTTTGTCATGCCTGAATTTATACAGCTATTGTAGTGTATTaatgaagatgaaaataatttagaatctTACTTATcagtattcaaaatatttatatttggatAATGAGTACTCTTAAAGCATAGTAAGTCAAagtaacagaaaggaaaaaaactatttttgtattacaatacttataccttcTACATGATGATTTGATTTATAAGACAGTTTCAGAGCAAATCATCTCAGCTGTTTTGAAATCATGAACACATcaactttttaattattgaaaagaAACTATAAGctgaattttaaaagcaaaattgtACATTACTCTCTGCTATATCATAAAACATTGCCAATTGTCTATTTTAAACCAATGGAATTCCGGATATATTTCCAATTAAAGAGACGTTTATTCAATAGCAAAATAAAGAATACCAATTCATGAGTGAAGTCCTTGAAAATAACCAATAAAATATTCACAGTTCTTGTTTatacttcatttttgttttatttgttttgggatcacacccaggggtgatcagggcttactctaacCTCAGTGCTGAGGGTTCATTCTGCAGCGGACTAGGGGACTATACTGGTTGACATGGATCAAACCCTAATGACCTCATCAAAGGCAAGTATCTATCTTGaaactatacaatctctctggcacTAAAATTCTTGCTTTCAGGGTTATTGATATGATATGTACAATTTACAATAAATTTAAGATCATTAAGTTTTCCAAGAATATTTGTGCAATGACACGGTTTttacaaaatttcatattttaccaCAAGCTGAGGAACAAGTTTTAATAAAAGTGGAACAAAAACATAGAAGGAATCTTAAAGAGAGTTTTATAGTAGTTAATAATCTGTGGTATTTATTATAATCATGAATGaaagacaaatttaaaatttgaatgcTTTATGTTCAATGAATATATAAGATATTACTTAATTAGTATAAAGCATATTTAcaacaaataaaattgaatttcagAAGATACTTTACCTTCTGACAAGGTATTAGCTCACTCCAGATAGTAACGAAACACTGGCTCAACTTTTTCTCTAGTTGGGTATAGTGTGACAGTCACATCTATGAAGAGAAtttctattctaaaatttttgtttaaaaggtttctttttaaaacatattatttataaaacattaacTGTGTTTTACATATTCGGTATTGATGCTATTTATAGTCTTTCAGAAATTTGGACGAAACTATTTAACAGCTAGAGcacttaatatatattaattcatAATATAGTATGTCCATTACCTCAACTTAAGAATGTTTCTAGGCTCATAAAATGAAATcatgttattataattattattattattattagagatTTTTACATGATTCCATTATACTATTATTagattttctttagaaaagacaGTGAGTATGATCTCTAGTGGTACTTCTACATTTTACATAATAACTAAAGAGAACTGAACCCAATTAGAGAGAGAGGTAAGCATCAATGGACTGCCTTCTACTTATTGACGCTGACACTGAGTATAGTTTATGACAAATAGtactttttaaagatatatttttttataaaataaaactgatgacTGATGGCTGGATAGATAACACTGAGAACTGCTGGTATGATCGAAACCGAATAAGTAAACAGATTAATAAATGAGGGAGAGAAAACTGTTACATTAATGGCCTGGAAACAGTCTCAATATGGAAACACTTGTATAACATGATCtctctttttaaatgaaagatactttgataaaataaatcttaaaatttcaCATAGACTATTCTCTCTCCTAACCTTCCCTCCTTCTTAgatgccagttccttcatgataAATGAAGATGAGAGCAAAAGAGTTTTGAGTAAAAGtagtaaataaaactttaaatccTTTTTTGAGTAAAAAAGTATATTTCAGGTTCTACTTTATCACAATATGCATGTGTACAAacttaaaaagcaattttaacTTCACTGATTCTGTTACATTTGCTATCATTTTCCttgtttaaagaaaacaaaatcttattAAATTAGGATTCTTGCTTGTTTGTATATAGTATTTGGCATTTGCCTACAATAATTCTTAAATTCCCATTCTGCTTTGATGGCAAAAATTCCCAGTGATATGTGCATTTAAAACAGaactaaaagaaagagaaatgtgagCAATGACAATTAGATCCAAGGCAACATAGTGACATAAGATTGAGGACACCTTGCATGTAAGACTAGAGAATAAGAATTAGGGGAACTACTTACTAAAGTGGTAAGAACACAGATATCACAGAGAGAGTTTTTATCAAATGCTAGGAAATAAATGACCACTGTGATCCCTAAGTAAATTGTTTAAACTCTTTGTGTCCctacttcttccttcttcctcaatatatatatatatatatatatatatatatatataagattataAATTAATGAGAAGTATGAATTAATGGCCAAGTCCCCATAATATGTATAgttatttggtttttaattttttaatggtctTTCCACTTTGAATGCATGGCTCACATGCTATATTATCATGAACATTTGGATAGCTAAtttcaaaggagaaagagagaaaggaaaagaaaaaaaaagaagagaagagggacagagagagaaatacagataTTATAATTTCAGATAATTAAAGACAGaaggaaataagaagaaagaaacaaaggaaggaaggaagaaagaaagaaagaaagaaagaaagaaagaaagaaagaaagaaagaaagaaagaaagaaagaaagaaagaaagaaagaaagagagagagagaaagaaagaaagaaagaaagaaagaaaggaaagaaggaaggaagaaagaaagaaagaaagaaagaaagaaagaaacaaacaaacaaacaaacaaacaaacagaaagaaacagagaaagaaacagacagagagaaagaaagaaagaaagaaagaaagaaagaaagaaagaaagaaagaaagaaagaaagaaagaaagaaagaaagaaagaaagaaatagagagaaagaaagaaagaaagagagagaaagaaagaaagaaagaaagaaagaaagaaagaaagaaagaaagaaagaaagaaagaaagaaagaaagaaagaaagaaagaaagaaagaaagaaagaaagaagaaagaagagaaagaaaaaagaaagagagagagagagagaggaaggaaggaaggaaggaaggaaggaaggaaggaaggaaggaaggaaggaaggaaggaaggaaggaaggaaggaaggaaagttgcAGCATGACTTTAATGAGTGTATCAATTACATTTCAACTCAAATTAAACTTCAACAATATGCAAGTGAGAATTTTTCTTATGTGATGAATTCATTATGGAACTGAATTAATTCATCACAAAATTTTAGTCAAATAATGACATTATTTCATTATCagttataaaaatacataagaatGTGCATTATTCTCATTGCATATAAATAGgtgtttattaaaaacattattatttttgtttttctttctgccaTCCTGTGCTCAGTGCATACCATGTTAAGGAATCattccaggcagtactcaggagattaTATGCAGTGTTaagttagctgcatacaaggcagcaCATAAATTCTGTGCTttttctccagccctgatttttttgTGATTAATCCAGAGCTTTCATCCTAAATTATTTTCATCATGTAGCAGCATGTCATAACTTATTTTAGCTTCCTTAGATGCAACTTATTCTATTTAAAATGGCTGATGCTCAGAAACTGGCAAACAAATATAAGAACAAAAcatccagtgctggcatgaaatgtagggagaaagggaagctCATTcatcattggtgggaatgctgactagtccagctcTTTTGgagaaacaatatggacattcctccaaaaactagaaatcgagctcccatttgacacaccAATATCACTTCAGAGAATATACATGGGAACtcaaaaacacaacagaaatgccatctgcacttctatgttcattgaagctcTGTTCTCAATAGCTAGACTCTGGAAACTACCCAAGTGCCCCAGAGATGGTGACTGGATAATAAAGCTAtgaaacatctacacaatggaatactacacagctctggaaatatataaatatgaaatttgcttataaatgaatgattaaaaagagtattatgctgaatgaaatgattcagaaggacAGGGGCAGAAAGAGAATTACAGCACACATTTATGATACATACAAAGAAAGTAGGTGAATAACACTCAAGACCAAAGAAACGGGAGCCAGAAGAACTGGTGAACAGTCAGAACCTTGCAACAAATGTGTGGGGCAAAGAGCAGtcggatagagaagagaccagtatgacaataatagttagaaatgatcactctggacaagaaccaagtactgaaagtaggtaaagaatatACTTGCTAACTGTTCAGgtttgtattgcaaatcataatgcccaaaaggagcagggagagggagaaagagagagggagaacaagagaggagagtaaaagagagagagggaaaaagagaggagagaggagagagaaggagaataagagagagagagagagtaaaagagagagggggagaaagagaggagagaggagagagagacagagagagagagaaaaaaagtgtttgccacagaggcagacagaggcaGGTGCAGAAGTAAAAcagggacattgttggtgggaaacatacactagtgaaggggtgagtgttgggacattatatgactgaaaccaaatcatgaacaatcttgtaactgtatctcattgtgacattaatttaatttaaaaataaaataaagtggtgaTTTAAAAATTGTGAACTTTTTTGTTACTATAGATGCTTAAGGATTGGGTCTTTGATTCTATGCCATAGCAGGATGAAATGCAGTTACAAATTAATTGGAGAAAAAATTCTGAGTAAGCACAAAAGCATTAAAACTATTCTCAACTAGAGTTATTTATGCATGCTctgcaaataaaaagaatatcatACTAAAATATTTTGTCGTATTCAAATTCTATACACCAAGAAAGTTTACTCCATTTTTAGTGAAGTTTTGAAGAGTAATAGTAGAGTACATATAATCAGCCTACAACCTGGTCAGTGGAACCATTCTCCAAACGCGGTAACCTGGGAAATTCTCTTACCATCACATCTGAGTGACTGTCAGGTTAGTCAAGCAGGTCCATGAGCCATTCAGATTCTCACTCTTTCTAATTTGGCTTCAATAATACATGGCAAATAACAAGAAGAAGAGAATTATAAAACAGTAATCCAAGAACATTCTAAATATATCTCATACAATATTTTGTACGTCTGTCATGCTTTAAAACCTCATATCAGTTATCCACAAAAATATCAGTCATACAAAACCTGTACCTTTTTGCATGTCAAGGAAGCAGGGTAAAACGGAGAATGCATTTTAGTGTTTTAATATTAACTCAGACCAAAatgaatcttttaatttctaCGAAACTGATGATAAGTGTTTAGGTCttagaaattgtttttttatGCCAATGGATGTCTGATACAATTTGGTCCCAATGAACATAATATAAGTTTAAGTGACAATGCAAATATTAATAGGTCTTGGAAAGCTCTTGATAGTTATATCCCCAAAGACATTTGCAAACCACTGTCATGGTAAAGTGCCTACCTACTTTTCTCCTTCACATTATCATGCTTCAGGCACTATTTCTttagagagtaagaaagaaaacacacacacacacacataacatcTAATCAGAGTgtcacagatgaagaaactgttTTATGCTCTTTCAAGTCTAAATGAAGGAGGGAAATAATACACTCTGGCATGGGATCAGATTAATATCCCAGCACAAAAATAAGGTGTGACAACATAAATGGAACCAAACAACGACCACACTGCAGTCCAGTGTGAATCCCTACCATGGTTCTCAGTAGAACAGAAGCATCAGTAAAACCCATTCCATGGAATATACTACTGAAATTTGGTTTTGTGTAGCTAGCTAAATAGATGTCTGGATTAGATTGATGGGAGTGGTTGGCAAGGAAAAGGAGAGTAATGCCTATTTACTTACTCTATTAAAAATTTTGACAGGAAGTAAAGGGATTTGTTATGGAAGGTAGTAGAAAGGAATTATCAAAGTATACACagcttttagggctggagcgatagcacagtgggtagggcatttgccttgcacgaagccaaccctggtttgattcccctcGAGAGGGCACTGGAAaaatctcattgtgagacttgttgttactgtttttggcatatgaaatacgccacaggtagcttgccaggctctgccgtgcaggcgggatactcttggaagtttgctgggctctccgaagagggacaaaggaatcaaaccagagtcggccatgcgcaaggcaaaagCCGTACTTGCGGTACTATTGCTCAAGTCCACCatagcaattaagcaagaaaaatatgTTAAGAGCATTcaaatatgaaaggaagaaaacaagttctcgctatttgcagataatatgatattatacttagaaaaccctaaagaatcTACAAAAACACTCTAGAGAAAATAGATctgtatagtagagtggcaggctacaaaataaaaactcaaaagcccatggctttctcatatgtaaaaattgaaatagaagaaagagaaataaaaaagcaacacCATTCTAAGTTATGGAagataaaatcaagtacctaggaatcataAATGGtgaaatgcatatataaaaaaaattccagaacaatacttaaagaaataaaagaggactagaggaaatgaaaacacatcccttgttcatggattgggagaattagcataatcaaaatgaaaatgctcctaaaagcattatacagattcaatggaGTCTCTCTTAGAGTACAAAtgctatttttcaaagaaataaatcaaacagtTCTgaaattcatcactgtatcactgttatcccattgctcatcaatttgctcaagagggcaccagtaatgactccattgtgagacttgttgttactgtttttggcatatcaaatatgccacaggtagctttccaggttctgctgtgcgggtgggatactctcaatagcttgccgggctcttggagagggatggaggaattgaacaatagcaaacaccctacccgctgtgctattgtaccagcccttaaaacatataaaatatcactgttatcctcTTGTTTGTTGATTtcctagagtgggcaccagtatcgtttccatttgtccaagtcctgagattttagaagtctctccttactcatctttcccaatgataacaataacaggtctcatataaaatataaaaatgaataaatataaagagaaataggAGAGAAGCATAAAACTACACGTCTGGCAAACTTCGTTCAAAAATTTATTGCtgattggcagtcacacccacatagCTTGGCACTCataccacaaactgccccggggGCCATATAATGGCATCAAATGCCCAGATTTAGACACTTTAAACTAAacctcctggaagagagcgacacagaatttCTTGGAGTGCAAGGTTTCCAGAAAAAGCTCGATATTTACAAGAAACCAGAGGTTCTTTCTCTAACATGTGTTCATAATCTATTTCACTTGTCTACATACCCAAAGTCATACTATTTTGCAATTCACATGACATTGTTGTCTTAAAAACTCATGTTCTATGATTGATCCTGAAATGAAAGGACGCCAGTCCTCTGACGAATGCCCCGAGGAACCCCCATGTTGAAGAGTGGTGGTAAGATGAACTGCTGAGCAGGCTCTGTGAGGGACACAAAAGCTCAAAGGTAGTACCTGGGCCTCAGAGGTGAGGCAAAGAAAAACACGGGGCCAAAGGAAGTGCACTGAAGGCCACGGCTTCCAGACACACGCACTCACGGGCTCTGGGATgtccacatgcacacagactaaATGGAAACTAGTTCTCTACTAGTAGATTTCTAGGAAAGAAGAGCAGGCCTTTGAAATGAGTACTGGCTCTTAGGGCCACTCGCCACAGGTCTGTTCTGACCAATACCTCAGAGGCTTCGGACACCAGGTGGCGCCAGATAAATACAAACAATAGCATCCTCCTGCAAAGTCCCAGCTTTGTAGTAACCATAACTCAACTGCTGATCTTTGGAAATCAATCCCTATTCTGTATGACTTCAAAGATTttggagtttgtttgtttgtttgtttgctcttatGCAGCTCCCTTTAAGTCTTCTCTGTTCTACGTCCATCTCTATATCTAGGTTTCAATACCTATTTCCAAGCAATTAAACCTTGATATataaagcttcttttttttttctttttgggtcacacccggcaatgcacaggggttactcctggctcatgcactcaggaattactcctggcgatgctcaggggatcatatgagatgctgggattccaacccgggtcggccgcctgcaaggcaaaggcccaacgcgctgtgctatcactccagccccctataaacCTTCTTAATACCTTGAAATATTTAACTATTCTCTATTGACTTATAGTTTGCAATGGTTAGTATTTGTTTATATATGACTCTGAAATTACAATCCTATATCTCTCTTTCCACTGCAGTGATAGAAGATGAAGTTCctgtatattttatttgcatatttggaTTTCTCTAAGGAGTTTGATAATCTGGGCTTCTGAGCAGTACATATAAAggatttgccttgaatgcagccgggCCAGATtaaatccccagaatcccatattgtctactgagcactgacagaagtgattcctgagtacaaggccagaaataacccctgagcattgctggtgtggtcaaaaaaccgaaataaaaaaatggagggagggagggagggagggagggaggaggaaggaaggaagggaggaaggaaggaaggaaggaaggaaggaaggaaggaaggaaggaaggaaggaagggagggagggagggagggagggaggaaggaaggaaggaaggaaggaaggaaggaaggaaggaaggaaggaaggaaggaaggaaggaaggaaggaaggaaggaaggaaggaaggaaggaaagaaggaaggaaagaa
Protein-coding regions in this window:
- the LOC101549520 gene encoding olfactory receptor 4P4-like, which produces MESYRNVSEFILLGLSYGHNLQIFCFVVFLLCYIILLAGNFLILISVQCSPLYNQPMYYFLIHLSSIDICYTCTVTPKFIGDLLLERKTISYGSCLLQVFSMHFFGGVEIFILTVMAYDRYVAICKPLHYMIIMNRTRCNLLVFATWIGAAVHAFPIFIIAFNLPFCGPNEIDHYFCDIFPLLQLACTDTRISAILILAFAGIISLGVFVVLSLSYGIILFTLRNQSAEGKRKALSTCGSHITVVIFCFGPIIFIYLRPPTTFPEDKILALFYTIITPMFNPLIYTLRNTEMKNTLRKVWCQTLLSKESHN